TCGGTCTTGGCGAGCGTCAGGATGGAGTCCATGGTGTCGTCGACGGAGTTGATGAAGCAGGCAGAGCACTGCGGCTTCGCCTCGACGCCGACGTTGAACCACACCGGCGAGTTGAAGCTCACCTTCTGGGTGAGCAGGATGTGGGTGAGCTCTTCCTCGAAGACGCGGGCGTCGTTGGGGCTGGCGAAGTAGCCGTCGGCGAGTCCCCAGCGAGCCATGGTGGTGGCCACCCGGCCGATGAGCTGCTTGACGCTGCGCTCCCGCTCCGGGGAGCCGACGCTGCCGTGGAAGTACTTGGAAACCACGACGTTCGTGGCCATCTGCGACCAGGCCGCCGGTATTTCGACGTCGGTCTGCTCGAAGATGACCTCGCCCTTCTCGTTCTGGATGCTGGCGGCGCGCATTTCCCACGCCACCTCGTCATAGGGGTGCACGTCGGGCCGGGTGAAGCGACGATGCATGCGCAGCGGGCTCGGACCGCGTCCGTCCTTCAAGATGCGGCTCTGCCCTCCCTGGCCGGGGGCCACGCGCGTCGTCGCGTTCTCGTTGTGAACGATCGCCATGGGAACATCTCCTTACGCTCTCGAGCGCGACGGGCTCGGCAGCTCTCCGCCTCCGCGTGCACCACTACCGCCACGGAGTCTGACGAGTCCTCCTGTTGTCCTCGCGCCTCCGATTCGGCCACCCGAGATTCTGGGCGGACGAGCGAGAGGCTCCAGGCGAAGCCTCCGGCCTCCCGGAGGTTTGGCCCGGAAAACGGCCGCAACCCGGCTCCCGTAGAGGTTGTACCCCTCCGGGCCGGCGTCACGCCGTCAGGAAGTTCGAAGAGAATTTGGTGCGGCACTCTACGGAAGACGCAACTTGCTGATTTTAATGATGTTGCGTTGCTGTCGTCTGCAGGTCCCGTCGTCCCGGCTCGCACCGACTGGCAAGCTTGCTGGCCGGACTCTAGGTCCGGCCCCTGGATCGGTCAAGCAGATTTCTCTACCTGTAGTGCTTTTGCCGCAAAAAGCTACTATATGTTGTGGTTGTGGAGGATACCTCATAGCCCCTCTGTGGATAACATTGTGGATGACCGGCCCACGGCCTGGGCATCGGTTGTAGCCCCGCTCCTGGAGCCCGTATATTCGAGGGTGGCAGACCTGGGACGCGGCCCTGAATCCTCTTGAGACACAAGAGGATGCGCCGGCGGGGGAGGCCACCATGCTCTTCGATTTCGCCAACGTGCTGGTCTTCCTCGCCCTGGCCATCGCCTTCGCGACGGCGGTCATGCTCGCCGGGCGCTTCATCCGGCCGCGCATCCCGGAAGTGCACAAGGACATCCCCTACGAGTGCGGCGAAAAGCCCGTGGGCAATGCCTGGATCCAGTTCAACTTCCGCTTCTACCTCGTGGCCATCGTCTTCGTGATCTTCGACGTCGAGATCGCCTTCATGTTCCCCGTCGCCGCCGTCTTCCGGAACTGGGTGGAGACGGGGCGGGGCGCCCTCGCCCTCGTCGAAGTCCTGGTCTTCGTTCTCATCCTATTCGTCGGCCTGATCTATGTCTGGTCCAAAGGGGATCTACGCTGGAACAAGGCCGTGGCGAAGGGCGGTATGTCGTCATGACGCTCTACAACGAACTCCCCGCCACCTTCGTCACCACGAACGTGGACAAGCTCATCAACTGGGGTCGGGCTTCGTCGCTCTGGTATCTCCTCTTCGGCCTCGCCTGCTGCGGCATTGAGCTCATGCAGACCGGCGGGCCGCGGGCCGACCTCGACCGCTTCGGCTCGGTGCCGCGGGCCACGCCGCGGCAAGCGGACCTCATGATCGTGGCCGGCACAGTCACCCTGAAGATGGCCTCGCGGGTGAAGCTGCTCTACGAGCAGATGCCGCACCCCAAATACGTCATCTCCATGGGCAGCTGCGCCAACTGCGGGGGCCTCTTCGACCTGGCCTACTCGGTGCTGCGCGGCGTGGACAAGGTCATCCCGGTGGACCTCTATGTCCCCGGTTGCCCGCCGCGGCCCGAGGCGCTCACCGAGGGCGTCCTCGAGATCCAGGACAAGATCCACCGCGAGCGCTACCTCACCCGCAACCCCTGACGGTGGCCGCGATGAAGGCCGAGGAGATCCACCAGAGGCTGCAGGCCTGCCTCCCGGACGGAGTGGGCGACCTGCACACCGAGTGCACGGATCCCTGGATCGCCGTGCGGCCCGGCGCCATCGCCGCGGTGGCGCGGGTGTGCAAGGAGGATCCGGAGCTCCGCTTCGACTTCTTGA
The sequence above is a segment of the Candidatus Krumholzibacteriia bacterium genome. Coding sequences within it:
- a CDS encoding NADH-quinone oxidoreductase subunit A, yielding MLFDFANVLVFLALAIAFATAVMLAGRFIRPRIPEVHKDIPYECGEKPVGNAWIQFNFRFYLVAIVFVIFDVEIAFMFPVAAVFRNWVETGRGALALVEVLVFVLILFVGLIYVWSKGDLRWNKAVAKGGMSS
- a CDS encoding NADH-quinone oxidoreductase subunit B family protein, giving the protein MTLYNELPATFVTTNVDKLINWGRASSLWYLLFGLACCGIELMQTGGPRADLDRFGSVPRATPRQADLMIVAGTVTLKMASRVKLLYEQMPHPKYVISMGSCANCGGLFDLAYSVLRGVDKVIPVDLYVPGCPPRPEALTEGVLEIQDKIHRERYLTRNP